The following are encoded together in the Arcticibacterium luteifluviistationis genome:
- a CDS encoding M43 family zinc metalloprotease: protein MNYTKWMTISVCLFIGFSFTTKAQLSCGTTPSPLEKVELKSLLQYNTKNLRRTNYNLAVNAVVVHSDTALAAFGSSEIEILLNRANLYFADLGIQFILKDDKIKDVYNSKFQTFKSIDELALRNEHDVLDAINIYFVKSITNKDGSTLNGYSALPTYKSGSNSVILSYQNNSAENFQILKDKTFLHELGHYFGLLHTFQDGNNTDITKRELVTRGTNANCVYTGDEICDTPADPFEKLSSFNNINCSQPFPEDLVDANGQAYLPVFDNLMSYHVGCGDNFTQQQYERMEAALAIRLSPNAEYQITSQETYFVSLKTPKQKVYCVGENVSLEMTTSGTFENDNYYTLEFSDQTGDNFHDVEATFFQDSLHFTIPEALVTGLNYRFRLKTSSPEVSSFPTQNIQIKGKGQISLSTNKSITNIGDFIYLNVNTVGGGPWSFELSDGRKFTNINVPELAIATQINETSTFSLKTAERACGLSMDSTQLTIEVVPPAISIASSFVTDICKKSIVKIPARGLNIDKIATYNIILNGENKSYIVKPTISTTSVNFMVPDEVEEGETFDLKIDGESLGDYSETFKVKVFEAPSQPKIISPIRYCFNSPATSLTAEGDSLRWFFAENDGIPYPSITPKTAEEGIFYYYVSQVSANGCGSERSKIEVQIKPPVTANLSGAAVIVTGDSTKLRFDLTGEAPWNLEMADGTVLTAKSETFEYYVKPYNSTEYILKKVNNPCGNGFVSGSAEIQVILPLGLNPEIPKSLIAFPVPAKDYLDLRFEENTNESAPMEFYSFTGHLQMKQTLLFQNGLTRIKLPELNPGSYILKLTRGTETYYKTIVVR, encoded by the coding sequence TTAAACAGAGCCAACCTATATTTTGCCGACTTAGGTATCCAATTTATTCTTAAAGACGACAAGATAAAAGACGTTTACAATAGCAAATTTCAAACTTTTAAAAGCATAGACGAACTAGCTTTAAGAAACGAACATGACGTTTTAGATGCCATAAATATTTACTTTGTCAAATCCATTACCAATAAAGACGGCTCCACTTTAAACGGATACAGTGCACTACCTACCTATAAATCAGGAAGTAACAGCGTTATTCTCAGCTATCAAAATAACAGTGCCGAAAACTTCCAAATCTTAAAAGACAAAACGTTTTTGCATGAGCTAGGCCACTATTTTGGTCTCCTACACACTTTCCAAGATGGCAACAATACCGATATCACAAAAAGAGAACTGGTAACTAGAGGCACTAATGCCAACTGTGTTTATACTGGTGATGAAATTTGTGATACGCCTGCTGACCCTTTTGAGAAGTTATCCAGTTTCAACAATATTAACTGCTCGCAACCCTTCCCTGAAGATTTAGTGGATGCCAATGGGCAAGCCTACCTCCCTGTTTTTGACAATTTGATGTCTTACCATGTAGGCTGTGGCGATAACTTCACCCAGCAGCAATATGAAAGAATGGAAGCCGCTTTAGCCATAAGACTATCTCCAAATGCAGAATACCAAATCACTAGTCAAGAAACTTATTTCGTAAGCCTTAAAACTCCCAAACAAAAAGTGTACTGTGTTGGGGAAAATGTAAGTTTAGAAATGACCACGAGTGGCACATTTGAAAATGACAATTACTACACCCTAGAGTTTTCAGACCAAACTGGTGATAACTTTCACGATGTAGAAGCTACTTTTTTTCAAGACAGCCTTCATTTTACTATTCCTGAAGCTCTCGTAACTGGGTTAAACTATAGGTTTCGTCTAAAAACATCTTCTCCCGAAGTAAGCAGTTTCCCTACTCAAAACATTCAAATAAAAGGTAAAGGTCAAATTTCACTTTCTACTAACAAATCAATTACCAATATTGGTGATTTTATTTATTTAAATGTAAATACTGTGGGCGGAGGCCCTTGGAGTTTTGAATTATCTGATGGTAGAAAATTCACAAACATTAATGTGCCTGAATTAGCCATAGCTACCCAAATAAATGAGACCAGTACTTTTTCATTAAAAACAGCCGAGCGTGCATGTGGTTTGAGTATGGATAGTACACAACTAACCATTGAAGTAGTGCCGCCTGCTATTTCTATTGCAAGTTCTTTCGTTACTGATATTTGCAAAAAATCTATTGTTAAAATCCCTGCTAGAGGTTTAAATATTGACAAAATTGCGACCTATAATATTATCTTAAATGGTGAGAATAAAAGCTATATCGTAAAACCAACTATCTCCACCACATCGGTCAACTTTATGGTGCCAGATGAAGTAGAAGAAGGAGAAACCTTTGACCTAAAGATAGATGGAGAGAGTTTAGGAGATTACAGCGAAACATTTAAAGTCAAGGTGTTTGAAGCTCCAAGCCAACCAAAAATAATAAGTCCAATAAGGTATTGCTTTAACTCCCCTGCCACATCATTAACAGCCGAAGGAGACAGCTTAAGGTGGTTTTTTGCAGAAAATGATGGCATACCTTACCCTTCAATCACACCAAAAACTGCGGAAGAAGGTATTTTCTATTATTACGTTTCGCAGGTTTCAGCAAATGGCTGCGGCAGCGAAAGAAGTAAAATTGAAGTACAAATAAAGCCACCCGTTACTGCAAACCTAAGTGGAGCGGCTGTTATAGTAACAGGCGATTCTACCAAGCTTAGGTTTGACCTTACAGGAGAAGCACCCTGGAATCTTGAAATGGCAGACGGTACAGTACTAACAGCCAAAAGTGAAACTTTTGAATACTATGTTAAACCGTATAACTCTACCGAGTATATTCTAAAGAAAGTAAACAACCCATGTGGCAATGGTTTTGTATCTGGCAGTGCTGAAATTCAGGTTATCTTGCCACTTGGCTTAAACCCTGAAATACCAAAATCTCTAATAGCTTTCCCTGTACCAGCGAAAGACTACCTTGATTTGAGGTTTGAGGAGAATACAAACGAATCTGCACCGATGGAATTTTACAGTTTTACGGGTCATCTGCAAATGAAACAAACGCTTCTGTTTCAAAATGGCCTAACAAGAATAAAGCTCCCAGAATTAAATCCTGGAAGCTATATTTTAAAGTTGACCCGTGGTACGGAAACCTATTACAAAACCATCGTAGTGCGTTAG
- a CDS encoding FKBP-type peptidyl-prolyl cis-trans isomerase, which produces MVKAGDTIKVHYKGTLNDGSQFDSSEGREPLEFEVGSGMVIKGFEDGVVGMKEGDKKSVNIPAKEAYGEPNAEMIFDFEKAQIPSEIPIEVGGTLTMNNGQQNVPVKIIAVEETNIKLDANHPLAGQDLNFDLELVSIQPGA; this is translated from the coding sequence ATGGTAAAGGCAGGCGACACAATCAAAGTACATTACAAAGGAACCTTAAACGATGGCAGTCAATTTGACAGTTCTGAAGGGCGTGAGCCATTAGAATTCGAAGTTGGTAGTGGAATGGTTATCAAAGGTTTTGAGGACGGCGTAGTAGGAATGAAAGAAGGTGATAAGAAAAGCGTTAACATTCCAGCTAAAGAAGCTTACGGCGAGCCAAACGCAGAAATGATTTTTGATTTTGAGAAAGCTCAAATTCCAAGCGAAATTCCTATAGAAGTAGGTGGAACTTTGACTATGAACAATGGTCAGCAAAATGTTCCTGTAAAAATAATAGCGGTAGAAGAGACAAATATCAAATTAGATGCAAATCACCCACTAGCTGGTCAAGATTTGAACTTTGATTTAGAATTGGTTTCTATTCAGCCAGGTGCTTAA
- the proS gene encoding proline--tRNA ligase — protein sequence MAKGLPLRSENYSEWYNELVKKADLAENSDVRGCMIIKPYGFAIWEKMQRALDDMFKETGHSNAYFPLFIPKSYLSKEASHVDGFAKECAVITHYRLKNDENGNGVVVDPEAKLEEELIVRPTSETAIWNSYKNWIQSYRDLPILINQWANVVRWEMRTRIFLRTTEFLWQEGHTAHATKKEAVAETSMMLDVYEKFAHEWMALPVVKGRKTANERFAGANDTLCIEALMQDGKALQAGTSHFLGQNFAKAFDVKFQTKEGKLEYVWGTSWGVSTRLMGALVMAHSDDLGLVLPPKLAPIQVVIVPIYKNDEQLDQITELIQPMINELKANGVSVKFDISDQRPGWKFAEYELKGVPVRVAVGMRDLEKGLIEVARRDDLSKEQKTLEGASAYITALLEEIQEAIYTKALNFKTENTYEVNSWEEFEEKLEKGGFLSAHWDGSSETEDKIKELTKATIRCIPLDAKKEDGKCILTGNPSSKRVLFAKAY from the coding sequence ATGGCAAAAGGGCTTCCTTTAAGAAGTGAAAATTATTCAGAATGGTATAATGAGCTAGTTAAAAAAGCTGATTTAGCTGAAAACTCAGACGTGAGAGGCTGCATGATTATTAAGCCCTATGGCTTTGCCATTTGGGAGAAAATGCAACGTGCCTTAGACGACATGTTCAAAGAAACAGGGCATAGCAATGCTTATTTCCCGCTTTTTATACCTAAATCATATTTATCTAAAGAAGCTAGCCATGTAGATGGTTTTGCAAAAGAATGTGCTGTAATTACACATTATAGGTTAAAAAATGATGAAAATGGAAATGGCGTAGTAGTAGACCCTGAAGCTAAATTAGAAGAAGAACTTATAGTAAGGCCTACTTCTGAAACAGCCATCTGGAATAGCTATAAAAACTGGATACAATCTTACAGAGACTTGCCAATTCTTATTAACCAATGGGCTAATGTGGTTAGGTGGGAAATGAGAACAAGGATATTCCTTAGAACTACGGAATTTTTGTGGCAAGAAGGTCATACGGCACATGCTACCAAAAAAGAAGCGGTGGCAGAGACTAGTATGATGCTGGACGTCTACGAAAAATTTGCTCACGAGTGGATGGCACTGCCAGTAGTAAAAGGAAGAAAAACTGCTAATGAGCGTTTTGCAGGGGCCAATGATACACTATGTATTGAAGCGTTGATGCAAGATGGCAAAGCTCTTCAGGCTGGAACATCCCACTTTTTAGGACAAAATTTCGCGAAAGCTTTTGACGTTAAGTTTCAAACTAAAGAGGGTAAACTAGAATACGTTTGGGGAACATCATGGGGTGTAAGTACTCGCCTAATGGGTGCTTTAGTTATGGCTCATTCTGATGACTTAGGATTGGTTTTACCTCCAAAACTAGCTCCTATTCAAGTGGTGATAGTGCCTATATATAAGAACGATGAGCAATTAGACCAAATCACGGAGCTTATTCAGCCAATGATTAATGAGTTGAAAGCTAATGGTGTATCTGTCAAATTTGATATTTCAGACCAACGACCAGGCTGGAAATTTGCAGAATACGAACTGAAAGGTGTACCTGTAAGAGTAGCCGTAGGTATGAGAGACTTAGAAAAAGGCTTAATTGAGGTAGCTAGAAGAGATGACCTTAGCAAAGAGCAAAAAACTTTAGAAGGTGCTTCAGCATATATTACAGCACTTTTAGAGGAGATTCAAGAAGCGATCTATACCAAGGCTTTAAACTTCAAAACTGAAAATACGTACGAGGTAAACTCATGGGAAGAATTTGAAGAGAAATTAGAGAAAGGTGGATTTCTTTCTGCTCACTGGGATGGCAGCTCTGAAACGGAAGACAAAATAAAGGAACTTACTAAGGCTACCATCCGTTGCATACCTTTAGACGCTAAAAAAGAGGATGGTAAATGCATCTTAACGGGTAATCCGTCTTCTAAAAGAGTACTTTTTGCGAAAGCATATTAA
- a CDS encoding methylenetetrahydrofolate reductase — MAKVTEHIDNAKGKTLFSIEIIPPSKGSNSIGDLLSGIEPMMELNPPFIDVTYHREEYLIKDMPDGGQKEVRTRKRPGTVGICSAIMHKFDVDAVPHVLCGGFNKEDTEDLLFDLSYLGIDNVMALRGDIAKPFNVFKPKKGGHQYASQLISQIKDINAGKYLYEELESETHPDFCIGGAAYPEKHYEAQSMDIDFENLKRKVDAGMDYIVTQMFFNNQKYFDFVNKCRANGINIPIIPGLKVLATKRQLEILPELFFCDMPEDLRKGVAAAKDNAGAREVGVEWCVQQCKELKEYGVPALHFYTMSKSNTTLAVAKEVF, encoded by the coding sequence ATGGCCAAAGTCACAGAACATATTGATAATGCCAAAGGCAAAACCCTTTTTTCAATCGAAATTATTCCACCTTCAAAAGGAAGTAATAGTATCGGAGACTTGCTTTCGGGTATTGAACCTATGATGGAGTTAAATCCACCTTTTATAGATGTTACCTATCATAGAGAGGAGTACTTGATAAAAGACATGCCAGATGGTGGGCAAAAAGAGGTGCGTACCAGAAAACGCCCAGGTACTGTAGGTATTTGCTCTGCTATCATGCATAAATTTGATGTAGATGCTGTTCCTCATGTGCTTTGCGGAGGTTTTAATAAAGAAGATACCGAAGATTTACTTTTTGATTTAAGCTATTTGGGTATTGATAATGTGATGGCACTTAGAGGAGATATTGCAAAGCCCTTTAATGTGTTCAAACCTAAAAAGGGTGGACACCAATATGCCTCGCAGCTAATTAGTCAAATAAAAGATATTAACGCAGGGAAATACCTGTATGAAGAACTAGAAAGTGAAACGCATCCTGATTTCTGTATAGGTGGTGCGGCATATCCTGAAAAGCATTATGAAGCTCAAAGTATGGATATAGATTTTGAAAACCTGAAAAGAAAAGTAGATGCGGGAATGGACTACATAGTCACGCAGATGTTTTTCAATAATCAGAAGTACTTTGATTTTGTTAATAAATGCCGAGCAAACGGCATCAATATTCCTATAATTCCCGGTCTTAAGGTTTTGGCCACTAAGCGTCAGTTAGAAATATTGCCAGAGCTTTTTTTCTGCGATATGCCAGAAGACTTAAGAAAAGGCGTAGCGGCTGCAAAGGATAATGCAGGAGCAAGAGAGGTAGGAGTGGAGTGGTGTGTGCAGCAGTGCAAAGAGCTTAAAGAATACGGAGTGCCTGCTCTTCATTTTTATACCATGAGCAAGTCAAATACTACGTTGGCAGTAGCTAAAGAGGTCTTTTAA
- a CDS encoding OmpP1/FadL family transporter, which produces MKKLILSFTAFLSSVALVQAQDVAGHFYGEDAFRFSQYSNYGSARSLGMGGAFTALGGDASSSIVNPAGLGFYNRSEFSISPVFRNLTTTSTYLGNTSSNKSSNFGLGQASVVFSKPGRNGKIKRSNFGISYNTLVNFHNEHSYSGANQRSSMMDAFAEEANSSGATPTDLDNEFDPITGYTDTRESMYYQAYLINPFEDGYVVGEPSFPVNQQGSVSESGNLGQLNLSYAANLGDKTYLGASLGLQTLNYNMVTYHYENFPQGEIFEEFAITDDLIVSGFGANLSLGAIFKASRNINIGVNVTTPTVLGAKETLYSSVQINQLPNTFETDFSTIESLPGDFNYKVSSPLRANVGASYMLPKKIGMLSVQAEYVGYRGMGIKNKDLSQWADEQTNAISNYYKNVVNIKGGLELRKSSFRLRGGLNYMGDPINVNDGVDRSKLIVSGGLGYRSPKFFIDAAYSANTFDSAYTPYSLSNAEDFDSSLISSKSGNLTFTIGTFF; this is translated from the coding sequence ATGAAAAAGTTAATATTAAGTTTTACAGCTTTTCTGTCAAGCGTGGCCCTAGTGCAAGCTCAGGATGTAGCTGGTCATTTTTACGGGGAAGACGCCTTTCGTTTTTCGCAATACAGTAACTATGGGTCAGCCAGAAGTTTAGGCATGGGTGGTGCATTTACAGCCTTAGGAGGTGATGCTAGTAGCAGTATTGTTAACCCAGCTGGTTTGGGCTTTTATAATAGGTCTGAATTTAGCATTAGCCCTGTTTTTAGAAATCTAACTACCACTTCTACTTATTTAGGAAATACATCAAGTAATAAGTCTTCAAATTTTGGTTTGGGACAAGCCTCAGTGGTTTTTAGTAAGCCAGGGCGAAATGGTAAAATAAAGCGTTCTAATTTTGGTATTAGCTATAATACACTTGTCAATTTTCATAATGAACACTCTTATTCTGGGGCTAATCAAAGAAGTTCTATGATGGATGCCTTTGCAGAAGAAGCAAATAGTAGCGGAGCTACCCCAACGGATTTAGATAATGAATTTGACCCTATAACGGGATATACCGATACTAGAGAGTCAATGTATTATCAGGCCTACCTAATTAATCCTTTTGAGGATGGTTATGTAGTGGGTGAGCCTAGTTTTCCAGTAAATCAGCAGGGAAGTGTTTCTGAGTCCGGTAATTTGGGTCAGTTAAACTTATCTTATGCTGCTAATTTGGGTGACAAAACTTATTTAGGGGCTAGTTTAGGTTTGCAAACGTTAAACTATAACATGGTAACTTATCATTACGAAAACTTTCCTCAAGGTGAGATTTTTGAGGAATTTGCAATTACTGATGACTTAATAGTAAGTGGTTTTGGTGCAAATTTAAGTTTGGGAGCAATCTTTAAAGCATCTAGAAATATTAACATTGGTGTCAATGTTACAACACCAACGGTTTTAGGAGCGAAAGAGACACTTTATTCAAGTGTTCAAATAAACCAACTGCCAAATACATTTGAAACTGACTTTTCAACTATAGAAAGCCTTCCCGGGGATTTTAATTACAAAGTTTCGTCACCTTTAAGAGCTAATGTAGGAGCCTCGTATATGCTACCTAAAAAAATAGGTATGCTTAGCGTTCAAGCCGAATATGTAGGGTATAGAGGAATGGGAATAAAGAATAAAGACCTTAGCCAATGGGCTGATGAACAAACAAATGCTATAAGTAATTACTATAAAAATGTGGTTAACATTAAAGGAGGCTTAGAACTTAGAAAGTCAAGCTTCAGACTGAGAGGTGGTTTAAATTATATGGGTGACCCAATTAATGTGAATGATGGCGTCGATAGGAGTAAATTGATAGTTTCTGGAGGTTTAGGTTATCGTTCGCCTAAGTTTTTTATAGATGCTGCTTATTCAGCCAATACCTTTGATAGTGCTTATACACCATATAGTTTATCAAATGCAGAGGATTTTGACTCTTCTTTGATTTCAAGCAAGAGCGGTAATTTGACTTTTACTATTGGTACTTTTTTCTAA